From one Montipora capricornis isolate CH-2021 chromosome 10, ASM3666992v2, whole genome shotgun sequence genomic stretch:
- the LOC138019036 gene encoding LOW QUALITY PROTEIN: uncharacterized protein (The sequence of the model RefSeq protein was modified relative to this genomic sequence to represent the inferred CDS: substituted 1 base at 1 genomic stop codon), with product MTFKLPSLKGKSNADKSLVSHGLPLFQWGNLREKEEPIGRGSFGLVFVARNQHGEKVVIKKLLSEDDHEKRLFIKEAKILHGINNEYIVKFKAEIMEPFAMMIEXLFFDFAPFGGSAIVSSLDRLLQHLHMNEAIDQFPFQEKIALETAAGLAHLHDLGIVHRDIKPANVLVSNQHYSTLDDRQELEHAFQTRPIICKLADFGESRSAINQTSNVCRMVTSNIVRGTPAYRAPDFPPIEPRDFPSFRLLGFRVIFRHSVF from the coding sequence ATGACCTTTAAATTGCCCTCCCTGAAAGGGAAGTCTAATGCAGACAAATCTCTGGTGAGCCATGGTTTGCCACTATTTCAATGGGGGAATTTGCGGGAAAAAGAGGAGCCTATCGGCCGCGGTTCATTTGGTTTGGTTTTTGTTGCAAGGAACCAGCATGGTGAGAAGGTAGTTATAAAAAAGCTACTGAGCGAGGACGATCATGAGAAGCGCCTTTTTATTAAAGAAGCGAAAATTCTCCATGGCATTAACAATGAATATATCGTCAAATTCAAAGCTGAAATAATGGAACCATTTGCAATGATgattgaataattgtttttcgaCTTCGCTCCTTTCGGCGGCTCAGCAATTGTTAGCAGTTTGGACAGGCTCCTACAACATCTTCACATGAATGAGGCAATCGACCAATTTCCTTTTCAAGAAAAGATCGCCCTAGAAACGGCAGCCGGGCTTGCACATTTGCATGACCTTGGCATCGTTCATCGAGATATTAAGCCTGCCAATGTACTTGTCTCCAACCAGCATTACTCTACCTTAGATGACAGACAGGAACTTGAGCATGCGTTTCAAACTAGGCCGATAATTTGCAAGCTGGCGGATTTTGGAGAAAGCCGATCCGCAATAAACCAAACAAGTAATGTTTGCCGCATGGTTACGAGTAATATTGTCCGTGGCACGCCCGCCTATAGAGCCCCGGATTTTCCGCCTATAGAGCCCCGTGATTTTCCGTcattccgtcttttaggatttcgggtgattttccgtcattccgtcttttag